In Leptospira wolffii serovar Khorat str. Khorat-H2, a genomic segment contains:
- a CDS encoding flagellar FlbD family protein yields MITLHRLKGTEFVLNASHIECIEANPDTTITLSNDRKYVVQEPIPVVIEKIIEFKKRILVFPLGSAPDEFKRAD; encoded by the coding sequence TTGATTACCCTGCACCGATTGAAGGGAACGGAATTCGTTCTCAACGCCTCTCATATCGAATGTATCGAGGCCAATCCGGATACTACGATTACTCTGTCTAACGATAGGAAATACGTGGTTCAGGAACCTATTCCGGTCGTGATCGAGAAGATTATAGAGTTCAAAAAACGGATCCTGGTGTTTCCTTTGGGTTCCGCGCCGGATGAATTTAAGAGGGCTGATTAA
- a CDS encoding motility protein A: MDIATIIGLGSAITVFIFGILSAGLNPIDIVDIPSVLITFGGATACTVMAVPWQNTLDLGKVTRKAFREEKSDLIGLIKTLVSFSEKARREGLLALEDDVNELPEEFLRKGITLVVDGTDPELVRNIMETEMSNIASRHSAGKGWWENWGALAPAFGMIGTLIGLVQMLKNLGSGDASAIGTGMAAALITTLYGSMGANMVAIPIMKKLMRKSEDELLVRQIMIEGTLSIQSGDNPRIVKDKLASYLPPGERGVLKDEND; encoded by the coding sequence ATGGATATAGCTACAATCATAGGTCTTGGCTCTGCAATTACGGTGTTCATTTTCGGGATTCTTTCCGCAGGATTGAATCCGATAGATATCGTGGACATTCCTTCCGTTTTGATCACTTTCGGAGGTGCGACGGCCTGTACCGTTATGGCGGTGCCCTGGCAGAATACCCTGGACCTTGGTAAGGTGACCCGTAAGGCTTTCCGGGAAGAGAAAAGCGATCTTATAGGTTTGATTAAAACCCTCGTATCCTTCTCCGAAAAAGCGAGAAGGGAAGGTCTTCTTGCTTTGGAAGACGACGTAAACGAACTTCCGGAAGAATTCCTACGAAAAGGGATTACTCTAGTCGTCGACGGTACCGACCCGGAATTGGTTCGGAATATTATGGAAACCGAGATGAGCAATATCGCCTCTCGTCACAGTGCCGGAAAAGGCTGGTGGGAAAACTGGGGAGCTCTCGCTCCCGCATTCGGGATGATCGGAACTCTGATCGGACTCGTACAGATGTTGAAGAACCTCGGATCCGGAGACGCGAGTGCGATCGGAACGGGGATGGCTGCGGCTCTTATCACCACACTTTACGGATCCATGGGTGCGAACATGGTGGCCATTCCCATCATGAAAAAACTCATGCGTAAATCCGAGGACGAGCTGTTGGTTAGACAGATTATGATAGAAGGAACTCTTTCCATCCAGTCCGGAGACAACCCTCGTATCGTTAAGGATAAACTCGCGAGTTATCTTCCTCCGGGAGAACGGGGCGTCCTTAAAGACGAAAACGATTAA
- the motB gene encoding flagellar motor protein MotB produces the protein MAKQKCPECIQNIPEYMLTYGDMVTLLLCFFIMLYRTGKTNAIEMQIILSAFKTTTGFFDGGQTLSKGKLEEMGMNIESLPSMTTGKALSKSKKTATELFKPEIEAGKVRVTEDERGLVISLVGADYFNPGSAILQEPIKATLKKASGLIKGLERFVRVEGHCDADAVLPGANPNREERTYLNNWDLAGARAINSTDYVVGVGKLDPSWFQAVSFGSYRPLVVENEGTPEAKAFNRRIDIVILTEKSTKRSEYESNFGLPKSRVPGSESSTESGL, from the coding sequence ATGGCTAAGCAGAAATGTCCTGAATGTATCCAGAATATTCCCGAGTACATGTTGACTTACGGGGACATGGTGACCCTTCTTCTTTGCTTCTTCATCATGCTATATCGTACCGGTAAGACGAATGCTATCGAGATGCAGATTATTCTGTCCGCATTCAAGACGACCACGGGCTTCTTTGACGGAGGTCAGACTCTTTCCAAGGGTAAGTTGGAGGAAATGGGAATGAATATAGAAAGCCTTCCTTCCATGACTACGGGAAAGGCTCTCTCCAAATCCAAGAAGACCGCTACGGAATTATTCAAGCCCGAGATAGAAGCGGGAAAGGTAAGAGTCACGGAAGACGAGAGAGGTTTGGTGATTAGTCTCGTCGGGGCGGATTATTTTAATCCCGGCTCGGCCATATTGCAGGAACCAATTAAGGCCACATTGAAGAAGGCGAGCGGACTCATTAAGGGATTGGAAAGATTCGTGAGGGTAGAAGGACATTGCGATGCCGACGCGGTCTTGCCCGGGGCTAACCCGAACCGAGAGGAACGTACTTATCTAAACAATTGGGATCTGGCGGGAGCGAGGGCCATCAATTCCACCGATTATGTGGTAGGAGTGGGAAAATTGGATCCGAGTTGGTTCCAGGCCGTAAGCTTCGGGTCCTATCGTCCATTGGTGGTGGAGAATGAAGGAACTCCGGAAGCCAAGGCATTCAACAGAAGAATAGACATCGTAATATTAACCGAGAAGTCCACCAAACGGAGCGAATACGAATCGAATTTCGGACTGCCTAAGAGCAGAGTACCGGGTTCGGAATCCTCCACGGAAAGCGGACTTTAA